The Corynebacterium confusum genome has a window encoding:
- a CDS encoding helix-turn-helix transcriptional regulator: protein MNNRLREYRATHNLSQQKLADALGVSRQTVISLEKGRYDPSLPLAFQLAAFFDCTIEDLFIPD from the coding sequence ATGAACAACCGGCTACGCGAGTACCGCGCTACACACAACCTATCCCAACAAAAACTGGCCGACGCCTTAGGCGTATCCCGCCAGACGGTCATCAGCCTGGAAAAAGGTCGCTACGATCCGTCGCTGCCGTTAGCGTTCCAGCTGGCAGCCTTCTTCGACTGCACGATCGAGGACCTTTTCATCCCGGATTAG
- a CDS encoding LysR family transcriptional regulator has product MNVDDLRGFIATAETGAVGAAADRLGISQPTLSRRIQRVERAVDASLFDRAGHRVVLNSRGAGFLPHARTALAELSRGAAEVARLMDPDRGTVRLDFMHSLGTWMVPDLLRTYRARYPNVEFQLHQGAARELVDRVLAGEADLALVGPRPLNAAPHALSWAVLERQRLGIAVPAEHWAGTADTVTMAQFDGEPFIGMLPGYGTRMLLDDLAAAAGVTPRFVFESMELTTVAGLVESGLGSALLPLEDPYLQARNVIPLDPPAYRELGLVWRPGDDAPAVAQFRDFVCQAGC; this is encoded by the coding sequence ATGAATGTGGATGACCTGCGCGGTTTCATCGCCACCGCGGAGACCGGCGCCGTCGGGGCGGCCGCCGACCGGTTAGGAATTAGCCAGCCCACCCTCAGCCGGCGCATCCAACGGGTGGAAAGGGCCGTTGACGCGAGCCTCTTCGACCGCGCCGGCCACCGCGTGGTGCTCAACAGCCGCGGTGCGGGCTTCCTGCCCCACGCGCGCACAGCCCTGGCGGAGCTTTCCCGCGGGGCCGCGGAGGTCGCCCGCCTGATGGACCCCGACCGGGGCACGGTGCGCCTGGATTTCATGCACTCGCTGGGAACCTGGATGGTCCCCGACCTCTTGCGCACTTACCGCGCGCGCTACCCGAACGTCGAGTTCCAGCTGCACCAAGGGGCCGCCCGAGAGCTGGTCGACCGCGTCCTAGCCGGCGAAGCCGACCTCGCGCTCGTGGGACCGCGCCCGCTCAATGCCGCCCCACACGCGCTGAGCTGGGCGGTGCTCGAGCGCCAGCGCCTAGGCATTGCCGTGCCCGCCGAGCACTGGGCGGGAACCGCCGATACCGTCACGATGGCGCAGTTTGACGGCGAGCCCTTTATCGGCATGCTGCCGGGCTACGGGACCCGCATGCTGCTGGACGACCTCGCCGCCGCGGCCGGCGTCACCCCGCGCTTCGTCTTCGAGTCGATGGAGCTGACCACCGTCGCGGGACTCGTCGAATCCGGCCTGGGCAGCGCCCTATTGCCGCTGGAAGACCCGTACCTGCAAGCTCGCAACGTAATCCCGTTGGACCCGCCGGCGTACCGCGAGCTCGGCCTGGTATGGCGCCCCGGGGACGACGCCCCGGCCGTCGCCCAGTTCCGCGACTTCGTCTGCCAGGCTGGGTGCTAG
- a CDS encoding MFS transporter, which yields MPRNTRATIAMLCVGLAVFSCLYSTQAILPELVSEVGLSSTAAALTVSAATGALAVCVVPASIVSERFGRGRILLVSCLAATLVGFAVPWASSPALLIGLRAVQGALMAGAPAVAMAWLSEELNARALPRAMGLYIAGTSIGGLMGRLIPSGLLELTSWHWALAGSTLVSFLFAVAAAFLLPKQHNFTAKTLNPRREFAAMLEHWRTKELGLLFLVALLAMGSFVSIYNFISFRLIETFGLPQALVSFVFLLYLFGTWSSAQAGKLAAEHGRGTTLLGACVLFGVGIALTLGPLVATIAGMLLLTVGFFAAHSTASGWVGAVANHDRAEASSMYVFCYYFGSSVLGAFAGTLFGAFSWAIFVGFYVLVSVILIAIAATLKRRAVG from the coding sequence ATGCCCCGAAATACCCGCGCTACCATCGCCATGCTCTGCGTCGGGCTGGCAGTCTTTTCCTGCCTGTATTCCACCCAGGCCATCCTGCCGGAGCTGGTCAGCGAGGTGGGCTTGAGCTCCACGGCGGCCGCGCTGACAGTCTCCGCGGCGACGGGCGCGCTGGCGGTCTGCGTCGTACCCGCCTCCATCGTCTCCGAACGCTTCGGCCGCGGGCGGATCCTCCTGGTCTCCTGCCTGGCGGCCACGCTGGTTGGCTTCGCGGTGCCGTGGGCGTCCAGCCCCGCGCTACTGATTGGGCTGCGCGCCGTCCAGGGCGCCCTCATGGCGGGAGCTCCTGCGGTGGCGATGGCCTGGCTCTCGGAAGAGCTGAACGCCCGCGCGCTGCCGCGGGCGATGGGCCTGTATATCGCCGGCACCTCCATCGGCGGCCTGATGGGGCGCCTTATCCCCTCCGGCCTGCTGGAGCTGACCTCGTGGCACTGGGCACTGGCCGGTTCCACGCTGGTGTCCTTCCTCTTCGCCGTCGCGGCGGCGTTCCTGCTGCCCAAGCAGCACAACTTCACAGCCAAAACGCTCAATCCCCGGCGCGAATTCGCCGCCATGCTCGAGCACTGGCGGACCAAGGAACTCGGCCTGCTCTTCCTGGTCGCCCTGCTGGCGATGGGCTCTTTCGTCTCCATTTACAACTTCATTTCTTTCCGGCTCATCGAGACCTTCGGACTGCCGCAGGCGCTGGTCAGCTTCGTCTTCCTGCTGTATCTCTTCGGCACCTGGTCGTCTGCCCAGGCCGGCAAGCTGGCCGCCGAGCACGGCCGGGGGACCACCCTGCTGGGCGCGTGCGTGCTCTTCGGCGTCGGCATCGCGCTCACGCTCGGGCCCCTGGTGGCAACGATTGCTGGCATGCTGCTGCTGACCGTGGGCTTTTTCGCCGCCCACTCCACGGCCAGCGGCTGGGTCGGCGCCGTGGCTAACCACGACCGGGCGGAGGCCTCCAGCATGTACGTCTTCTGCTATTACTTCGGCTCCTCGGTGCTGGGCGCTTTCGCGGGAACGCTGTTCGGGGCGTTCAGCTGGGCCATCTTCGTGGGCTTCTACGTGCTGGTTTCCGTGATCCTTATCGCCATCGCCGCAACGCTGAAGCGGCGCGCGGTGGGATAA
- a CDS encoding copper oxidase, whose amino-acid sequence MEKIPNKKWSGKTWHRRASKPITLWMMIFILAGAVHTLIPNYRWVLIHLFTLGVVTNNIVVWSQYLTEKFVQARLPDSARPNQLRRIYILNAGVVLAIIGQALDDIWNLHFILTQLGALIVGAMLLWHGASLTQQWRGVDSAKRFRPIILGYVGSALCLPVGAFFGAILSMGLSEPWYGRLLTAHVVTNIGGFIGLAAAASLTVLFPTMWRTKGITTRMNPTLALLAVGTAVTIAGALSSLAWLTGAGLVVYAAGWLASLQQWLRNVGAVLAEPRDRVSYPAVSVLAAVTWLALTIVYLAVQVFISGNPEPLPTLPLLIGFAGQLLIGVLSYIMPTTMGGGPSAVRAGLKEMNRGGLFRSTLINGGLIVWLITEKSWLAVFSSVLCIIPLAAFPVFMIRAVKAQKAVLMKQAEGPAPETESQWGQITAGLVTLALLLAVFGGI is encoded by the coding sequence ATGGAGAAAATACCCAACAAGAAGTGGTCGGGGAAGACCTGGCACCGGCGCGCCAGCAAACCAATCACGCTGTGGATGATGATCTTCATCCTGGCCGGGGCGGTGCACACCCTCATCCCCAACTACCGCTGGGTGCTCATCCACCTGTTCACGCTGGGCGTGGTGACCAACAACATCGTCGTCTGGTCGCAGTACCTGACCGAGAAATTCGTCCAGGCCCGGCTGCCCGACTCGGCCCGCCCCAACCAACTGCGGCGGATCTACATCCTCAACGCGGGCGTGGTTCTGGCCATCATCGGCCAGGCCCTCGACGACATCTGGAACCTGCACTTTATCCTCACGCAGCTGGGCGCGCTCATCGTCGGCGCCATGCTGCTCTGGCATGGCGCCAGCCTGACCCAGCAGTGGCGCGGGGTCGATAGCGCCAAGCGCTTCCGCCCCATCATCCTGGGCTATGTCGGCTCGGCGCTGTGCCTGCCCGTCGGCGCCTTCTTCGGCGCCATCTTGTCCATGGGCCTGTCCGAGCCCTGGTACGGGCGCTTGCTGACCGCGCACGTGGTGACCAATATCGGCGGTTTCATCGGCCTGGCCGCCGCGGCCAGCCTGACGGTGCTTTTCCCCACCATGTGGCGGACCAAGGGCATCACCACGCGGATGAACCCGACGCTTGCCCTCCTCGCGGTGGGCACCGCCGTGACCATCGCGGGCGCGCTCAGCAGCCTCGCGTGGCTAACCGGTGCGGGCCTGGTGGTCTACGCCGCCGGCTGGCTGGCCAGCCTCCAGCAGTGGCTACGCAACGTCGGCGCCGTGCTAGCCGAGCCGCGCGACCGGGTCAGCTACCCGGCGGTCTCCGTGCTGGCGGCGGTGACGTGGCTGGCGCTGACCATCGTCTACCTGGCCGTCCAGGTCTTTATCAGCGGCAACCCAGAGCCGCTGCCGACGCTGCCGCTGCTCATCGGCTTCGCCGGCCAACTGCTCATCGGCGTACTCAGCTACATCATGCCCACAACGATGGGTGGCGGCCCCTCGGCCGTACGCGCCGGCCTGAAGGAAATGAACCGCGGCGGCCTGTTCCGCTCCACGCTGATTAACGGCGGCCTCATCGTCTGGCTGATTACGGAAAAGTCCTGGCTAGCGGTCTTTTCTTCGGTCCTGTGCATCATCCCGCTGGCCGCCTTCCCCGTGTTCATGATCCGCGCGGTCAAGGCGCAGAAGGCCGTCCTGATGAAGCAGGCGGAGGGCCCAGCTCCGGAGACCGAATCCCAGTGGGGGCAGATCACCGCCGGTCTGGTGACCCTGGCGCTGCTGCTGGCGGTTTTTGGAGGTATCTAA